The following proteins come from a genomic window of Pseudomonas sp. MAG733B:
- a CDS encoding LysR family transcriptional regulator, which yields MFELTQLRCFTTVATELNFRRAAERLNMTQPPLSRQIQLLEHHLGVALLTRSTRSVALTAAGRAFFIEAQNLLERAQQAAVTARRFAEGDIGSVNISFVGSAVYEFLPKVIAEARLTQPHVKIDLSEMNTYQQHEALRARRIDLGIARAPLLEPGYSTECLVREPFVLAVPSTHPLATAASVWVQDLDGQPFLMYSHAAYPPFNELLTGMLRSARVAPDYVQWLGSSLTILALVNAAMGLALVPRCATSVVFKNVVFRDIDLGEGVQSELHLIWRENNDNPAFAMLLEGIRRAVREGWGS from the coding sequence ATGTTCGAGCTGACTCAACTGCGCTGCTTCACCACCGTCGCCACTGAACTGAATTTTCGCCGCGCCGCCGAACGGTTGAACATGACCCAGCCGCCGCTCAGTCGGCAGATTCAATTGCTCGAACATCACCTCGGCGTCGCGCTGTTAACCCGCAGTACTCGCAGCGTCGCCCTCACCGCTGCCGGCCGGGCGTTCTTCATCGAAGCGCAGAACCTGCTGGAGCGCGCTCAGCAGGCGGCAGTCACTGCCCGACGGTTCGCCGAGGGCGACATTGGTTCGGTCAATATCAGTTTTGTCGGCAGCGCGGTGTATGAGTTCCTGCCCAAGGTGATTGCCGAGGCGCGTCTGACGCAGCCGCACGTCAAGATCGACCTGTCGGAGATGAACACCTACCAGCAACATGAAGCCCTGCGCGCCCGCCGCATCGATTTGGGTATCGCTCGCGCACCGTTGCTGGAGCCCGGATACTCCACCGAATGCCTGGTGCGTGAACCGTTCGTGTTGGCGGTGCCCAGCACCCACCCTCTGGCAACGGCCGCCAGCGTGTGGGTCCAGGACCTCGACGGCCAACCGTTCCTGATGTATTCCCACGCCGCCTACCCGCCGTTCAACGAATTGCTGACCGGCATGCTGCGCTCGGCCCGCGTCGCCCCGGATTACGTGCAGTGGCTAGGTTCCTCCCTGACCATCCTCGCGCTGGTCAACGCCGCCATGGGCCTGGCCCTGGTGCCGCGCTGCGCGACCAGTGTGGTGTTCAAGAATGTGGTGTTCCGCGATATCGACCTGGGTGAAGGCGTGCAAAGCGAACTGCACCTGATCTGGCGCGAGAACAACGACAACCCGGCGTTCGCCATGTTGCTGGAAGGGATTCGGCGGGCGGTGCGTGAGGGGTGGGGATCGTAG
- a CDS encoding MFS transporter yields the protein MKTLQSPPDPNVLARAAAKVKRHVLPLFVVMFIVNYIDRVNIGFVRSHMETDLGIGAAAYGLGAGLFFVGYAIFEVPSNMLLQRYGARAWLTRIMFTWGAAAMAMAFVRGETSFYVLRFILGAAEAGFFPGIIYYFTQWLPSTERGKAMAIFLSGSAIASVISGPVSGALLHINGLSLHGWQWMFLIEGFASIVLCGFVWFWLQSHPREAKWLSDEEKTALTTAIAQEQQAREATQTVKPSMFKLLADKQIALFCFIYFSIALTIYGATFWLPSMIKKMGNLGDFQVGLFNSIPWIISIIAMYGFAAMASKWKYQQAWVAVTLVIAAFGMFMSTTGGPVFAFVAICFAAIGFKAASALFWPIPQGYLDARIAAAVIALINSIGNLGGFVAPTAFGFLEQTTGSIEGGLYGLAATSLVAAVVIFFARTAPRGDSLLALTGASPEGVAAKKPVSHQALKSDPTGAAS from the coding sequence TTGAAAACCCTGCAGAGTCCACCCGACCCGAATGTGCTGGCCCGCGCGGCGGCCAAAGTCAAACGCCACGTGTTGCCGCTGTTCGTGGTGATGTTCATCGTCAACTACATCGACCGGGTCAACATCGGTTTCGTCCGTAGCCACATGGAAACCGACCTCGGTATTGGCGCTGCCGCTTATGGCTTGGGTGCCGGGCTGTTCTTCGTCGGTTACGCGATCTTCGAAGTGCCGTCCAACATGCTGCTGCAACGCTACGGCGCACGGGCCTGGCTGACCCGAATCATGTTCACCTGGGGCGCGGCGGCGATGGCGATGGCCTTCGTGCGCGGTGAAACCAGCTTCTATGTACTGCGCTTCATCCTCGGCGCCGCCGAAGCCGGCTTCTTTCCCGGCATCATTTACTACTTCACCCAATGGCTGCCATCGACCGAACGCGGCAAGGCCATGGCGATTTTCCTCAGCGGTTCGGCCATCGCCTCGGTGATCTCCGGCCCGGTGTCCGGCGCGTTGCTGCACATCAACGGCTTGAGCCTGCACGGCTGGCAGTGGATGTTCCTCATCGAAGGCTTTGCGTCGATCGTGCTCTGCGGTTTTGTCTGGTTCTGGCTGCAATCCCATCCCCGTGAAGCGAAATGGTTGAGCGATGAAGAAAAGACTGCGCTGACCACCGCCATCGCGCAGGAGCAACAGGCCCGCGAAGCCACGCAGACGGTCAAACCGTCGATGTTCAAGTTGCTGGCCGACAAGCAGATCGCGCTGTTCTGCTTCATCTATTTCTCCATCGCCCTGACCATCTACGGCGCCACGTTCTGGCTGCCGAGCATGATCAAGAAAATGGGCAACCTCGGTGACTTCCAGGTCGGCCTGTTCAACTCGATCCCGTGGATCATCTCGATCATCGCGATGTACGGCTTCGCTGCGATGGCCAGCAAGTGGAAATACCAGCAGGCGTGGGTCGCGGTGACGCTGGTGATCGCTGCGTTCGGCATGTTCATGTCCACCACCGGCGGGCCGGTGTTCGCCTTCGTCGCCATCTGTTTTGCCGCGATCGGTTTCAAGGCTGCGTCGGCATTGTTCTGGCCGATCCCGCAAGGCTATCTGGATGCACGCATCGCGGCGGCGGTGATCGCCTTGATCAACTCCATCGGCAACCTCGGCGGCTTCGTCGCGCCAACCGCGTTCGGTTTCCTCGAGCAGACCACCGGCTCCATCGAAGGTGGTTTGTATGGCCTGGCCGCGACATCGCTGGTGGCCGCCGTGGTGATCTTCTTCGCCCGAACCGCACCTCGCGGCGACAGCCTCCTTGCGTTGACCGGCGCATCGCCAGAAGGCGTCGCCGCAAAAAAGCCAGTCAGTCATCAAGCCCTGAAATCTGATCCAACGGGAGCAGCCTCTTGA
- a CDS encoding glucarate dehydratase family protein — protein MKIKRVTVTPIAFRDPPLLNASGIHEPFALRSIIEVESDNGFIGLGESYGDAPALAIQQQLQSQLIGLDPFNLNQLRAIVQATVAANKPVSLAGAELAPGSHASKAVSNAYSAFEVAFLDLQAHSLNVPLVDLLGGAIRDEIPFSAYLFFKYAQHVDSPYKPDSWGEALNEEQIVAQARRMIEAYGFKSIKLKAGTLPPEHEVSCIKALKKAFPGYPLRIDPNGNWSLETSIRMAELLGDDLQYYEDPTPGLDGMAELHKRTGLPLATNMVVTDFDEFRRSVAQNSVQIVLADHHYWGGLRDTQALAKMCQTFGLGVSMHSNSHLGISLMAMAHVAASVPNLDYACDTHYPWQEPDEEVIKGGKLPIVDGCVKITRAPGLGLELDHDQLGKLHDQYLTCGIRQRDDVKQMQRYKPEWKAVKPRF, from the coding sequence TTGAAAATCAAACGAGTCACCGTCACCCCCATCGCCTTCCGTGATCCGCCATTGCTCAACGCCAGCGGCATTCACGAACCCTTTGCGCTGCGCTCGATCATCGAGGTCGAAAGCGACAATGGCTTCATTGGTCTGGGTGAGAGTTACGGCGACGCTCCGGCGCTGGCGATCCAGCAACAGCTGCAAAGCCAGCTGATTGGCCTTGACCCGTTCAACCTCAATCAACTGCGCGCCATCGTTCAGGCGACTGTGGCGGCGAACAAACCGGTGAGCCTTGCCGGCGCGGAACTGGCCCCCGGTTCCCATGCGAGCAAAGCGGTGAGCAACGCTTACTCGGCGTTCGAAGTGGCGTTCCTCGATTTGCAGGCGCATTCGTTGAACGTGCCGTTGGTGGACTTGCTGGGCGGGGCGATTCGCGACGAGATTCCGTTCAGCGCTTACCTGTTTTTCAAATACGCGCAGCACGTCGACTCACCCTACAAACCAGACAGTTGGGGCGAGGCGCTGAACGAAGAGCAGATCGTTGCCCAGGCGCGGCGGATGATCGAGGCCTACGGTTTCAAGAGCATCAAGCTCAAGGCCGGCACGCTGCCGCCGGAGCATGAAGTGTCGTGCATCAAGGCGCTGAAAAAAGCCTTCCCGGGCTACCCGCTGCGCATCGATCCGAACGGCAACTGGTCGCTGGAGACTTCGATCCGCATGGCCGAATTGCTCGGCGATGACCTGCAATATTACGAAGACCCGACGCCAGGCCTGGACGGCATGGCCGAACTGCACAAACGCACCGGGCTGCCATTGGCGACCAACATGGTGGTCACCGACTTCGACGAGTTCCGCCGCAGCGTGGCGCAGAACAGCGTGCAGATCGTGCTCGCAGACCACCACTACTGGGGTGGTCTGCGCGACACCCAGGCGCTGGCGAAAATGTGCCAGACCTTTGGCCTCGGCGTGTCGATGCATTCCAACTCGCACCTGGGCATCAGCCTGATGGCCATGGCCCATGTCGCCGCTTCGGTGCCGAACCTCGATTACGCTTGCGACACCCATTACCCATGGCAGGAACCGGACGAAGAGGTGATCAAGGGCGGCAAACTTCCGATCGTCGATGGCTGCGTGAAGATTACCCGGGCTCCGGGATTGGGCCTGGAATTGGATCACGATCAACTGGGCAAGCTGCATGACCAATACCTGACCTGCGGCATTCGCCAGCGCGATGATGTGAAGCAGATGCAGCGTTACAAGCCGGAATGGAAAGCGGTTAAACCGAGATTCTGA
- a CDS encoding alpha/beta hydrolase, with the protein MPPTNVSRMSRTLVLLVVIPAAVYVALCVALFVFQRSLIYYPQPRAIGSAETLLTLPVDDAQVLVSVRPYDGPKALIYFGGNAEDVSRSLPGFAEAFPDHALYFMHYRGYGGSSGSPSEEAIARDAMTLFDKVYADHPQITVVGRSLGSGVAVRLASSRPATRLLLVTPYNSLEELAARQFRWFPVQWLLKDKFESWRYASHITVPTRLIAAEHDEVIPGSSTQRLYGHFAKGMASMQVIKGTGHNSISDSPEYFKALGDGL; encoded by the coding sequence ATGCCGCCCACTAACGTTAGCCGAATGTCTCGAACCCTGGTGTTACTCGTCGTCATCCCCGCAGCGGTTTACGTGGCGCTTTGTGTTGCGCTGTTCGTCTTTCAGCGTTCGCTCATTTACTACCCGCAACCCCGCGCCATCGGCTCAGCCGAAACGCTGCTCACGCTGCCCGTCGATGACGCGCAAGTGCTGGTTTCAGTCAGACCGTACGATGGCCCCAAGGCGCTGATTTACTTTGGCGGCAATGCCGAGGACGTCTCGCGGAGCCTGCCGGGGTTCGCCGAAGCCTTTCCTGATCATGCGCTGTACTTCATGCATTACCGAGGCTATGGCGGTAGCAGCGGCTCGCCCTCCGAGGAGGCGATTGCCCGTGATGCCATGACCTTGTTCGACAAGGTCTACGCCGATCATCCGCAAATTACCGTGGTCGGCCGCAGCCTGGGTTCGGGAGTTGCCGTGCGTCTGGCCAGTTCCCGTCCGGCCACGCGACTGTTGCTGGTCACGCCTTACAACAGCCTCGAAGAACTCGCCGCCCGCCAGTTTCGCTGGTTTCCGGTGCAATGGTTGTTGAAAGACAAATTCGAATCCTGGCGCTACGCCTCGCACATCACGGTGCCGACGCGGCTGATTGCTGCCGAACATGACGAGGTGATTCCGGGTTCAAGCACGCAGCGGCTGTACGGCCATTTCGCCAAGGGCATGGCATCTATGCAGGTGATCAAGGGCACGGGACACAATTCGATCAGTGACAGCCCTGAGTATTTCAAGGCGCTGGGGGATGGGTTGTAG